One window from the genome of Gopherus evgoodei ecotype Sinaloan lineage chromosome 2, rGopEvg1_v1.p, whole genome shotgun sequence encodes:
- the LOC115647002 gene encoding cytochrome c oxidase subunit 6C-2 — protein MSSTLLPKPQMRGLLGKRLRFHIVGALIVSLGSAVLYKYGVAEPRKRAYADFYKNYDSMKDFEAMREAGVFESVQPKDS, from the exons ATGTCATCTACTCTGTTGCCCAAACCACAGATGAGGGGCCTCCTGGGCAAACGTCTGAGATTCCATATTGTAGGGGCATTGATTGTATCCCTGGGAAGTGCAGTTTTGTACAAG TATGGCGTGGCTGAGCCCAGGAAACGAGCATATGCAGACTTCTATAAAAACTATGATTCCATGAAGGACTTTGAGGCCATGAGGGAAGCTGGTGTTTTTGAAAGTGTACAACCGAAAGACTCATAA